One segment of Herbaspirillum hiltneri N3 DNA contains the following:
- a CDS encoding SDR family NAD(P)-dependent oxidoreductase has product MSATYQLASYPSLKGKRVFITGGGTGIGAAIVSALAEQGAIVAFVDIARDASEALCKQIAAAGFTAPSFRYCDLRDIGSLQNTIKELAEQLGDFDVLVNNAANDERHKLEDVTQEYWDNRIAINQRPSFFAVQAVAPGMIRKKAGSIINFSSISWHTSSGGFPVYTTAKSSVLGLTRGLARDLGAHNIRVNTVTPGWVMTERQIELWLDEKGKEDIKRNQCLQGELLPWHLARMVLFLASDESVMCTAQEFIVDAGWA; this is encoded by the coding sequence ATGTCTGCAACATATCAACTGGCGAGCTACCCCAGCCTCAAGGGGAAGCGCGTCTTCATCACCGGCGGCGGCACCGGCATCGGCGCTGCGATCGTCAGCGCGCTGGCTGAACAGGGCGCCATCGTCGCTTTTGTCGACATCGCCAGGGACGCCAGCGAAGCCTTGTGCAAGCAGATCGCTGCAGCCGGATTCACTGCGCCGTCGTTCCGCTATTGCGACCTGCGCGACATCGGATCGCTGCAAAACACCATCAAGGAACTGGCTGAGCAGCTGGGCGATTTCGACGTGCTGGTCAACAACGCCGCCAATGATGAACGTCACAAGCTCGAAGACGTGACGCAGGAATACTGGGACAACCGCATCGCGATCAACCAGCGTCCATCGTTCTTCGCCGTGCAGGCCGTCGCGCCGGGCATGATCAGGAAGAAGGCCGGCTCCATCATCAACTTCAGCTCGATCAGCTGGCACACGTCCAGCGGCGGCTTCCCGGTCTACACCACGGCCAAGTCATCGGTGCTGGGCCTGACCCGCGGCCTGGCGCGCGACCTCGGCGCACACAACATCCGCGTCAACACCGTGACGCCAGGCTGGGTCATGACCGAGCGCCAGATCGAATTGTGGCTGGATGAAAAGGGCAAGGAAGACATCAAGCGCAACCAATGCCTGCAGGGTGAATTGCTGCCGTGGCATCTGGCGCGGATGGTGTTGTTCCTGGCGTCGGATGAAAGCGTCATGTGTACTGCACAAGAATTCATCGTCGACGCCGGTTGGGCGTAG
- the araD1 gene encoding AraD1 family protein codes for MLLVQFKQADGSRLVGSLEDDGKKIRVVDGYRSTYALARAAIAKKSSLHEFAAAALGSTVVDYASVAERGGLLAPLDHEDTAHCYVTGTGLTHLGSADGRDAMHKKLDGAGDNLTDSMKMFRMGLEGGKPAAGKIGVQPEWFYKGDGSIVRAAEEPLAMPHFALDGGEEPEIAGLYIIGDNGQPYRLGFAIGNEFSDHVTERQNYLFLAHSKLRVCSVGPALLVGELPAHVQGMSRIRAQDGKVRWEKPFVSGEDNMSHTVSNLEYHHFKYPLFRRPGDVHIHFFGTATLSCSDNITVTPGETFEIDVAAFGPALRNRLSLDDVPHPHVHVL; via the coding sequence ATGTTGCTGGTGCAATTCAAACAAGCCGACGGCTCGCGCCTGGTCGGCAGCCTCGAAGACGACGGCAAGAAGATCCGCGTCGTCGACGGTTATCGCAGCACCTACGCCCTGGCGCGCGCCGCCATCGCCAAGAAGAGTTCCTTGCACGAGTTCGCCGCCGCAGCGCTCGGCTCGACCGTGGTCGACTACGCGTCTGTTGCAGAGCGAGGTGGCCTGCTGGCCCCGCTGGACCATGAAGACACGGCGCACTGCTACGTCACCGGCACCGGCCTGACCCATCTGGGCAGCGCCGATGGCCGCGATGCCATGCACAAGAAGCTCGACGGCGCCGGCGACAACCTGACCGACAGCATGAAGATGTTCCGCATGGGTCTGGAAGGCGGCAAGCCTGCAGCCGGCAAGATCGGCGTGCAGCCGGAATGGTTCTACAAGGGCGACGGCTCCATCGTGCGCGCCGCGGAAGAGCCGCTGGCGATGCCGCACTTCGCCCTCGACGGCGGTGAAGAACCGGAGATCGCCGGCCTCTACATCATCGGCGACAACGGCCAGCCGTATCGCCTGGGTTTCGCCATCGGCAACGAGTTTTCGGATCACGTGACCGAGCGCCAGAACTACCTGTTCCTGGCGCATTCCAAGCTGCGCGTCTGCTCGGTCGGACCGGCATTGCTGGTGGGTGAATTGCCGGCGCACGTGCAAGGCATGTCGCGCATCCGCGCGCAAGACGGCAAGGTCCGCTGGGAGAAACCTTTCGTCAGCGGCGAGGACAACATGTCGCACACGGTGTCGAACCTGGAATACCACCACTTCAAGTATCCGCTGTTCCGCCGTCCCGGCGACGTCCATATCCACTTCTTCGGCACCGCGACGCTGAGCTGCTCGGACAACATCACAGTGACGCCGGGCGAGACGTTTGAAATCGATGTCGCTGCCTTCGGTCCGGCGCTGCGCAATCGCCTCAGCCTGGACGATGTGCCGCATCCGCACGTACACGTCCTCTGA